In Halobaculum rubrum, the following are encoded in one genomic region:
- a CDS encoding right-handed parallel beta-helix repeat-containing protein, whose amino-acid sequence MNDDRRSLLRRLAVLSAGVGLAGCGSVTDPGPREDGTPTPTPTGESTRTTERSTPGQLANEWGFDDVVDLVDAGADPTGETPIDDVFEGAIGDETLLYLPPGTYRLEGSVAADDASRIGLVGDGATVVPPDGNDDVLFGFGWSEPIDAAFCRGLTFDFTAENTGGRPLLARANDAVLVEDVTVRGEADVEQDLVRVDVTGSGGSGMVRRLSLPDGAPGDTKVTGCEVGDSNRGDVSFVDCRIDGFPDNGLYANPPEGSVHVIGGRYRNNGIAGVRVEVADDAIVRGVHVRCDDATGAGENMRGIRLRAGHSVLVEDCVVEMLDVTSSDGGITFASELGGGTVRNCLIRVDADDVNGIRIKRAAGAESQRGPFVCDSITITGDASGGGAIQASDRTGLSFREMCIHQPGADRDGLHADYVDGEFVDSRVSVTGDAFVLTESRIERRNVTVADGTVDDDGDGSSCGAVDVGSDESIDA is encoded by the coding sequence GTGAATGACGACCGACGATCCCTCCTCCGTCGGCTCGCCGTCCTTTCGGCGGGCGTCGGTCTCGCGGGCTGCGGGTCGGTGACCGACCCCGGGCCGCGCGAGGACGGTACACCGACCCCGACTCCGACCGGAGAGTCGACCCGAACGACCGAGCGATCGACGCCCGGACAGCTCGCCAACGAATGGGGGTTCGACGACGTGGTCGACCTCGTCGATGCGGGCGCGGACCCGACGGGAGAGACGCCGATCGACGACGTGTTCGAGGGCGCCATCGGGGATGAGACGCTCCTGTATCTCCCGCCGGGCACGTACCGCCTCGAGGGATCGGTCGCGGCCGACGACGCCTCGCGGATCGGCCTCGTGGGCGACGGCGCGACGGTCGTTCCGCCGGACGGCAACGACGACGTGCTGTTCGGGTTCGGCTGGTCCGAGCCGATAGACGCGGCGTTCTGCCGGGGCCTCACCTTCGATTTCACCGCCGAGAACACCGGCGGGCGCCCGCTGCTCGCGCGTGCGAACGACGCCGTCCTCGTCGAGGACGTCACGGTCCGGGGAGAGGCAGACGTCGAACAGGACCTCGTTCGCGTCGACGTGACCGGGTCGGGCGGTTCGGGGATGGTCAGGCGGCTCTCCCTCCCCGACGGTGCGCCGGGTGACACCAAGGTGACGGGCTGTGAGGTCGGCGACAGCAACCGCGGCGACGTGTCGTTCGTCGACTGCCGGATCGACGGCTTCCCCGACAACGGCCTGTACGCGAACCCGCCGGAGGGAAGCGTCCACGTGATCGGCGGCCGCTACCGGAACAACGGCATCGCGGGCGTTCGCGTCGAGGTCGCCGACGATGCGATCGTCCGCGGCGTCCACGTCCGCTGTGACGACGCCACCGGGGCCGGCGAGAACATGCGGGGGATCCGCCTGCGCGCGGGCCACTCGGTGCTCGTCGAGGACTGCGTCGTCGAGATGTTGGATGTCACCTCCAGCGACGGCGGGATCACGTTCGCCTCCGAGCTGGGCGGGGGGACGGTGCGGAACTGCCTGATCCGCGTCGACGCCGACGACGTGAACGGGATCCGCATCAAGCGCGCCGCCGGCGCCGAGAGTCAGCGCGGGCCGTTCGTCTGCGACTCCATCACCATCACCGGCGACGCCAGCGGCGGCGGCGCCATTCAGGCGTCGGACCGGACGGGGCTGTCCTTCCGCGAGATGTGTATCCACCAGCCCGGTGCCGACCGGGACGGACTGCACGCAGACTACGTCGACGGGGAGTTCGTCGACTCGCGAGTGTCCGTGACGGGCGACGCGTTCGTCCTCACCGAGTCGCGGATCGAGCGGCGGAACGTGACGGTGGCGGACGGCACGGTGGACGACGACGGCGACGGCAGCTCGTGTGGGGCCGTCGACGTCGGCAGCGACGAGTCGATCGACGCCTGA
- the purS gene encoding phosphoribosylformylglycinamidine synthase subunit PurS has protein sequence MTGYTATVTVRLKHGVLDPEAETTQRALERLDFELADLRSADRFEIDLDAADADEAGERAGEMADRLLANPTIHDYEVAVEERE, from the coding sequence ATGACCGGCTACACCGCCACGGTGACGGTCCGCCTGAAGCACGGCGTGCTCGACCCGGAGGCTGAGACGACACAGCGGGCGCTCGAACGGCTCGACTTCGAGCTGGCGGACCTGCGCTCGGCCGACCGCTTCGAGATCGACCTGGACGCCGCCGACGCCGACGAGGCGGGCGAGCGCGCCGGCGAGATGGCCGACCGGCTGCTCGCGAACCCGACCATCCACGACTACGAGGTGGCGGTCGAGGAACGCGAATGA
- the purQ gene encoding phosphoribosylformylglycinamidine synthase I — translation MTVSVIQFGGSNCDRDAVRALAHLGVDAERVWHADGLPDDADGIVVPGGFSYGDYLRAGAMAARQPIMADVRDAAESGTPVLGVCNGAQIGCEAGLTDGAFTTNRSARFQCEHVHLRVERADTPWTAAYDEGDVIEVPIAHGEGRFEIRQDRLETLEAEDRVLFRYCDADGTVTDEANPNGSTANVAGLLGARETVAVMMPHPERATLPDVGGTDGQGVLRAFAE, via the coding sequence ATGACGGTCTCGGTGATCCAGTTCGGCGGCTCGAACTGCGATCGCGACGCCGTCCGCGCGCTCGCGCACCTCGGCGTCGACGCCGAGCGCGTCTGGCACGCGGACGGCCTTCCGGACGACGCCGACGGGATCGTCGTCCCCGGCGGCTTCTCGTACGGCGACTACCTCCGCGCCGGCGCGATGGCCGCCCGGCAGCCGATCATGGCGGACGTCCGCGACGCGGCCGAGTCTGGAACGCCCGTGCTCGGCGTCTGCAACGGCGCCCAGATCGGCTGTGAGGCCGGGCTCACCGACGGCGCGTTCACGACGAACCGCTCGGCGCGCTTCCAGTGTGAGCACGTCCACCTGCGCGTCGAGCGCGCGGACACCCCCTGGACCGCGGCCTACGACGAGGGCGACGTGATCGAGGTGCCGATCGCCCACGGCGAGGGCCGCTTCGAGATCCGGCAGGACCGTCTCGAGACGCTGGAGGCGGAGGACCGGGTCCTCTTCCGCTACTGCGACGCCGACGGGACCGTCACCGACGAGGCGAACCCGAACGGGTCGACCGCCAACGTCGCGGGCCTGCTCGGCGCCCGCGAGACCGTCGCGGTGATGATGCCCCACCCCGAGCGCGCGACCCTCCCCGACGTGGGCGGGACGGACGGGCAGGGTGTCCTCCGCGCGTTCGCTGAGTAG
- a CDS encoding phosphoribosylaminoimidazolesuccinocarboxamide synthase, giving the protein MTSVKEFVVEREPTADDLGAGRFAFTDDYSVFDWGKMPDPIPGKGASLCTMGADNFELLEEAGVPTHYRGVGPDAEPLSALEEPPRELAIELATVPDLPFVDGAYDYDAFHGEAREAAGSVVPLEIVFRNTVPVGSSLRSRAAPSDVGLDLEDWPAEVVELPEPVVEFSTKYEEQDRYLDADEADRIAGAASLSELKSVAREVNDLVTERAAEAGFVHEDGKIECVYADGEVRVADVVGTFDENRFAYDGQEVSKEVVRQHYKRIAPEWVDAVSDAKARAGEEGVADWRPLCAVEPPALDPDVIERVADMYAAGTNAYTGTDWFDAPAVGDAVDAVRDL; this is encoded by the coding sequence ATGACGAGCGTCAAGGAGTTCGTCGTCGAGCGCGAGCCGACCGCCGACGACCTCGGCGCCGGCCGGTTCGCCTTCACCGACGACTACTCTGTCTTCGATTGGGGGAAGATGCCCGACCCGATCCCGGGGAAGGGGGCGTCCCTGTGCACGATGGGCGCGGACAACTTCGAGCTGCTGGAGGAGGCGGGCGTTCCGACCCACTACCGCGGGGTCGGCCCGGACGCCGAGCCGCTGTCGGCCCTCGAGGAACCGCCCCGCGAACTCGCCATCGAGCTGGCGACGGTGCCGGATCTCCCCTTCGTCGACGGCGCGTACGACTACGACGCGTTTCACGGGGAAGCCCGCGAGGCCGCCGGCTCCGTCGTTCCCCTCGAGATCGTCTTCCGCAACACCGTTCCCGTCGGTTCCAGCCTCCGATCGCGTGCGGCCCCGAGCGACGTGGGCCTCGATCTCGAGGACTGGCCGGCCGAGGTCGTCGAGCTTCCGGAGCCGGTCGTGGAGTTCTCCACGAAGTACGAGGAGCAGGACCGCTATCTCGACGCCGACGAGGCCGACCGGATCGCCGGCGCGGCGTCGCTGTCGGAGCTGAAGTCGGTCGCCCGCGAGGTGAACGACTTGGTCACCGAGCGCGCCGCCGAAGCCGGGTTCGTCCACGAGGACGGCAAGATCGAGTGCGTGTACGCCGACGGCGAGGTGCGCGTCGCCGACGTGGTCGGCACGTTCGACGAGAACCGTTTCGCGTACGACGGTCAGGAGGTGTCCAAGGAGGTCGTCCGCCAGCACTACAAACGGATCGCGCCGGAGTGGGTCGATGCCGTGAGCGACGCGAAAGCGCGCGCGGGCGAGGAGGGCGTCGCCGACTGGCGGCCGCTGTGTGCGGTCGAACCCCCGGCGCTCGATCCGGACGTGATCGAGCGCGTCGCGGACATGTACGCCGCGGGGACGAACGCGTACACCGGCACGGACTGGTTCGACGCGCCGGCCGTCGGCGACGCTGTCGACGCCGTCCGCGACCTCTGA
- a CDS encoding phage terminase large subunit family protein, with protein MEIVDRAIFTCDDCGASAPSFGIEYDGLGYPVCPGCGTVVGPLDRHRAGGESVAAGRPQ; from the coding sequence ATGGAGATAGTCGACCGAGCGATATTCACCTGCGACGACTGCGGGGCATCGGCGCCGTCGTTCGGGATCGAGTACGACGGCCTCGGCTATCCGGTGTGCCCGGGATGCGGGACGGTCGTCGGACCGCTCGATCGGCACCGCGCCGGCGGCGAGTCCGTCGCGGCCGGGCGGCCGCAGTAA
- a CDS encoding aldehyde ferredoxin oxidoreductase family protein, producing MTDLGGFQDHVAHVDLSAGDVSYAGIDDEDAKKYIGARGLGVKYVFEAGPDVDPLGPDNRLAFMNGPLTGTQTVMSGRIAVVTKSPLTGTVTDSHHGGWSGARLKWSGFDGLVFDGASDDPVYAVVEDGEVELRDASHVAGEGVHDTIDTLGEEVDGTVGRNVSVMAIGPGGENGVKYACIINEDDRASGRGGTGAVMGSKNLKAVVVKSGTKMPKPEKPDVFQEGYQQAMQVIQESDVTAPNEGGLSLYGTNVLMNAGEEMDGLPTKNGKYTSTAAMRDAEGADIDAERVSGENVRENILVDEPTCHSCPVACKKEVEVSVMHKGEELNVRTESYEYESAYALGPNSAHTERDEIAVMIERCNDMGVDTIEMGNMMAMAMEMSEEGKLDDLDEQLDWGDTERMIDLIDEVAHRDGELPDALAEGANGLAERFDAHDNSLAVKGQTIPAYDPRCMKGMGIAYATSNRGACHLRAYTPSAEILGIPQKVDPYEHEGKGELTVTFQDLHAISDSFDICKFNAFAEGIEEYVMQYNGMTGRDVTEDDLFEAGERIYTLERYYNNLNGFDGADDSLPARFLEGGIAGQGASEGEYCELPEMKAEYYEVRGWVDGVVPDEKLDELGIDIGPGTGVSAGDSGVAPADD from the coding sequence ATGACAGACCTCGGTGGCTTTCAGGACCACGTCGCACACGTGGACCTCTCGGCGGGCGACGTATCGTACGCGGGTATCGACGATGAGGACGCGAAGAAGTATATCGGCGCGCGCGGCCTCGGTGTGAAGTACGTCTTCGAGGCGGGACCGGACGTGGATCCGCTGGGGCCGGACAACCGGCTGGCGTTCATGAACGGTCCGCTCACGGGGACCCAGACCGTCATGAGCGGCCGGATCGCGGTCGTCACGAAATCCCCGCTGACGGGCACCGTCACCGACAGCCACCACGGCGGCTGGTCGGGCGCGCGACTGAAGTGGTCCGGCTTCGACGGCCTCGTCTTCGACGGCGCCAGCGACGACCCGGTGTACGCCGTCGTCGAGGACGGCGAGGTCGAACTGCGCGACGCCTCCCACGTGGCGGGTGAGGGCGTCCACGACACCATCGACACCCTCGGCGAGGAGGTCGACGGCACCGTCGGCCGCAACGTCTCGGTGATGGCGATCGGTCCCGGCGGCGAGAACGGCGTCAAGTACGCCTGCATCATCAACGAGGACGACCGCGCGTCCGGTCGCGGCGGCACCGGCGCGGTGATGGGTTCGAAGAACCTCAAGGCGGTCGTCGTCAAATCGGGCACCAAGATGCCCAAGCCGGAGAAGCCCGACGTGTTCCAGGAGGGGTATCAGCAGGCGATGCAGGTCATCCAGGAGTCCGACGTGACCGCGCCCAACGAGGGCGGCCTCTCGTTGTACGGCACGAACGTCCTGATGAACGCGGGCGAGGAGATGGACGGCCTCCCGACGAAAAACGGGAAGTACACGTCCACGGCCGCGATGCGCGACGCCGAGGGCGCCGACATCGACGCCGAGCGCGTCTCCGGAGAGAACGTCCGCGAGAACATCCTCGTCGACGAGCCGACGTGTCACTCCTGCCCGGTCGCCTGCAAGAAGGAAGTCGAGGTCTCGGTGATGCACAAAGGCGAGGAGCTGAACGTCCGCACCGAGTCCTACGAGTACGAGTCGGCGTACGCGCTGGGCCCCAACTCCGCACACACCGAGCGCGACGAGATCGCGGTCATGATCGAGCGGTGCAACGACATGGGCGTCGACACCATCGAGATGGGCAACATGATGGCCATGGCGATGGAGATGTCCGAGGAGGGCAAGCTCGACGACCTCGACGAGCAGCTCGACTGGGGCGACACCGAGCGGATGATCGACCTCATCGACGAGGTCGCCCACCGCGACGGCGAACTCCCCGACGCGCTCGCCGAGGGCGCCAACGGCCTCGCAGAGCGCTTCGACGCCCACGACAACTCGCTGGCGGTCAAGGGGCAGACGATCCCGGCGTACGACCCGCGCTGTATGAAGGGTATGGGCATCGCGTACGCGACCTCCAACCGGGGGGCGTGCCACCTGCGCGCGTACACGCCCTCGGCGGAGATCCTCGGCATCCCGCAGAAGGTCGACCCCTACGAGCACGAGGGGAAAGGCGAGCTGACGGTCACCTTCCAGGACCTGCACGCCATCTCGGACTCGTTCGACATCTGCAAGTTCAACGCCTTCGCCGAGGGGATCGAGGAGTACGTCATGCAGTACAACGGCATGACTGGCCGCGACGTGACCGAGGACGACCTGTTCGAGGCGGGCGAGCGGATCTACACGCTCGAGCGCTACTACAACAATCTCAACGGCTTCGACGGCGCGGACGACTCGCTGCCCGCGCGGTTCCTCGAGGGCGGTATCGCCGGCCAGGGTGCCTCCGAGGGCGAGTACTGCGAGCTGCCGGAGATGAAAGCGGAGTACTACGAGGTCCGCGGCTGGGTCGACGGCGTCGTCCCCGACGAGAAGCTCGACGAGCTCGGTATCGACATCGGGCCGGGCACGGGCGTTTCCGCGGGCGACTCGGGCGTCGCGCCCGCTGACGACTAG
- a CDS encoding FAD-binding oxidoreductase gives MTRERATDGPPDHLRHGVGFLADLELAGEVSLGDADRDEHATDYATDDADAVRPDAVVYPESTADVSAVVAAADERGVPVTAYAAGTGLEDGAAPLHAGISLDVTRMDAVHEIRPDDLQVDVGPGAIGADVDEAVAAHGLFFPPLPSSGDISTVGGMIATDASGMRTVKYGEVADWVLELEVVLADGSVTTVGSTAAKSSSGYNLKELIVGSEGTLGIVTRATLELAGRPEQIRGGRATFPTLDDATAAISDAVTAGVDVAKIELFDAETAMLANDYSDANLPERPMVFVEFHANHGIDEEIDFCRAVFEAHGVEEFEMAGGERMEALWQARKDITYAAEAYDPDREMGQPGDVTVPIGSYPEMIRAVKDVADEYDLFVPCFGHAGDGNLHYFVLQNPDDPDEVARAEAAYGELVERALELGGTATGEHGIGAGKRKYLEREHDAAAVGAMRAVKGALDPNGTLNPGKVVPDE, from the coding sequence ATGACACGGGAGAGAGCGACGGACGGGCCGCCGGATCACCTCCGCCACGGCGTCGGCTTCCTCGCGGACCTCGAACTCGCGGGCGAGGTCAGCCTCGGCGACGCCGACCGCGACGAGCACGCGACCGACTACGCCACCGACGATGCCGACGCGGTTCGCCCCGACGCGGTCGTGTACCCGGAGTCGACCGCGGACGTGTCGGCCGTCGTCGCCGCCGCGGACGAGCGCGGCGTCCCCGTGACGGCGTACGCGGCCGGAACCGGACTGGAGGACGGTGCGGCGCCGCTCCATGCGGGCATCAGCCTGGACGTGACCCGAATGGACGCGGTCCACGAGATCCGTCCGGACGACCTCCAGGTCGACGTGGGTCCGGGCGCCATCGGCGCCGACGTGGACGAGGCGGTCGCGGCGCACGGCCTGTTCTTCCCGCCGCTTCCCTCCTCGGGCGACATCTCCACGGTCGGCGGCATGATCGCCACCGACGCCTCCGGCATGCGGACGGTCAAGTACGGCGAGGTGGCGGACTGGGTGCTCGAACTGGAGGTCGTCCTCGCGGACGGGTCCGTCACGACCGTGGGCTCGACGGCCGCGAAGTCGTCCTCCGGGTACAACCTGAAGGAACTGATCGTCGGCAGCGAGGGGACCCTCGGGATCGTCACGCGCGCGACGCTCGAACTCGCGGGCAGACCCGAGCAGATCAGGGGCGGCCGGGCCACCTTCCCGACGCTCGACGACGCGACCGCCGCCATCTCCGACGCCGTCACCGCCGGCGTCGACGTGGCGAAGATCGAGCTGTTCGACGCCGAGACGGCGATGCTCGCGAACGACTACAGCGACGCGAACCTCCCCGAGCGCCCGATGGTCTTCGTGGAGTTCCACGCGAACCACGGGATCGACGAGGAGATCGACTTCTGTCGGGCCGTCTTCGAGGCCCACGGCGTCGAGGAGTTCGAGATGGCCGGCGGCGAGCGAATGGAGGCGTTGTGGCAGGCGCGCAAGGACATCACCTACGCGGCGGAGGCGTACGACCCCGACCGCGAGATGGGCCAACCGGGCGACGTGACCGTCCCGATCGGCTCGTATCCGGAGATGATCCGGGCGGTGAAAGACGTCGCCGACGAGTACGACCTGTTCGTTCCGTGCTTCGGCCACGCCGGCGACGGCAATCTCCACTACTTCGTCCTGCAGAACCCGGACGACCCGGACGAGGTCGCGCGCGCGGAGGCCGCCTACGGCGAGTTGGTCGAGCGCGCGCTGGAGCTGGGCGGTACCGCCACCGGCGAACACGGCATCGGCGCGGGCAAACGGAAGTACCTGGAACGGGAACACGACGCCGCCGCGGTCGGGGCAATGCGGGCGGTCAAGGGGGCGCTCGACCCGAACGGGACGCTCAACCCCGGCAAGGTCGTGCCGGACGAGTAG
- a CDS encoding formyltetrahydrofolate deformylase has product MTAADRPNPRRWDTEIVVVGDDATGLVARVTSLLFERGCNIEDLDQDVRDDVFRMRLHADTDGMVCKPATLEEDLRDLGAELGVDIRVRLADAGAARKAALLVTKEDHAPRAVLEACEDGTLDAEVPVMIGNHDTLRSLADEYDVPFVDVGDDGGSHDERELLRVLDEYDVDCLVLARFMRILSPEIVFRYEGRILNVHPSLLPSYPGAEAYRQAVEGGARVHGATAHYVTTDLDQGPIIAQRAFSVAPDDGPADLKKRGQPLEAEALVAGLRAHLDDAVVVRRGRTHFREGVDPDAYDLGGVAAGPD; this is encoded by the coding sequence ATGACCGCGGCCGACCGCCCGAATCCGAGACGCTGGGACACCGAGATCGTCGTTGTCGGGGACGACGCGACGGGATTGGTCGCCCGCGTCACCTCGCTTTTGTTCGAGCGGGGATGCAACATCGAGGATCTGGACCAGGACGTCCGCGACGACGTCTTTCGGATGCGCCTGCACGCCGACACCGACGGAATGGTGTGTAAGCCCGCGACGCTGGAGGAGGACCTGCGGGACCTCGGAGCCGAACTCGGGGTCGACATCCGGGTGCGTCTCGCGGACGCCGGCGCGGCGCGCAAGGCTGCGCTGCTCGTGACGAAGGAGGACCACGCCCCGCGCGCCGTGCTCGAGGCGTGCGAGGACGGCACCCTCGACGCGGAGGTGCCGGTGATGATCGGCAACCACGACACGCTCCGGTCGCTCGCCGACGAGTACGACGTGCCGTTCGTCGACGTGGGCGACGACGGCGGCTCCCACGACGAGCGCGAACTCCTGCGCGTGCTCGACGAGTACGACGTCGACTGTCTGGTGCTCGCGCGGTTCATGCGCATCCTCTCGCCGGAGATCGTCTTCCGCTACGAGGGGCGGATCCTCAACGTCCACCCGTCGCTACTGCCGTCGTACCCCGGCGCGGAGGCGTACCGGCAGGCCGTCGAGGGCGGCGCGCGCGTCCACGGCGCCACCGCCCACTACGTGACGACCGATCTCGACCAGGGACCGATCATCGCCCAACGGGCGTTCTCCGTCGCCCCCGACGACGGCCCGGCGGATCTGAAAAAGCGTGGCCAGCCGCTGGAGGCCGAGGCGCTCGTCGCCGGCCTCCGGGCACACCTCGACGACGCCGTCGTCGTCCGGCGCGGCCGCACCCACTTCCGCGAGGGCGTCGACCCGGACGCCTACGATCTGGGCGGCGTCGCGGCGGGACCGGACTGA
- a CDS encoding archaeosine biosynthesis radical SAM protein RaSEA, translating into MSQPSPEVYERDRGMDAHNAVMRDIRAERDETYDAHEPTRVWLDEDNTPDGVKSSLTIILNTGGCRWARAGGCTMCGYVAESVEGGSVSHEALMDQIDVCLEHEAENADEPAELIKIYTSGSFLDEREVPAESRRAVAETFADRERIVVESLPDFVSAEKLSEFTDHGLETDVAVGLETATDRVRHDCVNKYFAFSDFEDACAEAADAGAGVKAYLLMKPPFLAESEALDDMVSSVERCAAVDNCHTVSMNPCNVQRYTMVDELHFRGGYRPPWLWSVAAVLERTADADAIVVSDPVGAGSDRGPHNCGECDDRVQTAIKDFDLRQDPSVFDQVACDCERTWELVLEEETGFDQPLAR; encoded by the coding sequence ATGAGCCAGCCGAGCCCCGAGGTCTACGAGCGAGACCGCGGGATGGACGCCCACAACGCGGTCATGCGCGACATCCGCGCCGAGCGCGACGAGACGTACGACGCCCACGAGCCCACCCGCGTGTGGCTCGACGAGGACAACACCCCCGACGGCGTCAAGAGCAGCCTCACGATCATCCTCAACACCGGCGGCTGTCGGTGGGCCCGCGCCGGCGGCTGTACGATGTGCGGCTACGTCGCCGAGTCCGTCGAGGGCGGTAGCGTCTCCCACGAGGCGCTGATGGACCAGATCGACGTGTGTCTGGAGCACGAGGCGGAGAACGCGGACGAGCCCGCGGAGCTGATCAAGATCTACACCTCCGGCTCGTTCCTCGACGAGCGCGAGGTGCCGGCCGAGAGCCGCCGGGCCGTCGCCGAGACGTTCGCCGACCGCGAGCGCATTGTCGTCGAGTCGCTCCCCGACTTCGTCTCCGCGGAGAAGCTCTCGGAGTTCACCGACCACGGCCTCGAAACCGACGTGGCGGTCGGGCTCGAGACCGCAACCGACCGCGTCCGCCACGACTGCGTGAACAAGTACTTCGCCTTCTCGGACTTCGAGGACGCCTGCGCGGAGGCCGCGGACGCCGGCGCCGGCGTGAAGGCGTACCTCCTGATGAAGCCGCCGTTCCTCGCGGAGTCGGAGGCCCTCGACGATATGGTCTCCTCGGTCGAGCGCTGTGCCGCGGTCGACAACTGCCACACCGTCTCGATGAACCCCTGCAACGTCCAGCGGTACACGATGGTCGACGAGCTCCACTTCCGCGGCGGCTACCGGCCGCCGTGGCTGTGGTCGGTCGCCGCCGTGCTGGAGCGCACCGCCGACGCCGACGCGATCGTCGTCTCGGACCCGGTCGGTGCCGGCTCCGACCGCGGTCCCCACAACTGCGGCGAGTGTGACGACCGCGTCCAGACGGCGATCAAGGACTTCGACCTCCGGCAGGACCCGTCGGTGTTCGATCAGGTGGCCTGCGACTGTGAGCGCACCTGGGAGCTGGTGTTGGAGGAGGAAACCGGGTTCGATCAGCCGCTGGCGCGCTGA
- the cofH gene encoding 7,8-didemethyl-8-hydroxy-5-deazariboflavin synthase subunit CofH, with protein MTRPSAADLDPDDLGFEHVPETDQSFENALATARDGTRLTVDDAVELLTTGSDTTGIDRERKEAVLEAADRRRAEVVGDEVTFVANLNNNVTTACNTGCLFCNFKDTAHQFEADHDGEHAGFTKTPAESRAAVRAAVERGVYEVTSVSGLHPAFALNDEHHEILRGIDDAASAANYKPPETYATDPGTYVEQLEAMSVDGVHLHSMTPEEAYHARRGTDWDYERVYRELAEAGLDSAPGTAAEILVDEVRDVICPGKIDTRGWIDAMEGAMAAGLDTTATIMYGHVDNEMHRAMHLKRVRDLQDRTGGITEFVPLSFVHERTPLYEHGVVDGGATDAEDELLIAVSRLFLDNVENIQTSWVKYGDGKALKTLSCGANDFMGTILSEEITKRAGGSYGEFRSFDDYVELITSVGRVPVERSTDYRERRRIDPDDGPPFGPRLGPKADGTPLLSERERAERAGETATADD; from the coding sequence ATGACGCGACCGTCAGCGGCCGACCTCGACCCCGACGACCTCGGGTTCGAGCACGTCCCCGAGACCGACCAGTCGTTCGAGAACGCGCTGGCGACGGCGCGCGACGGGACCCGGCTGACGGTCGACGACGCGGTCGAACTGCTCACGACCGGCAGCGACACGACGGGTATCGACCGGGAACGCAAGGAGGCGGTGCTGGAGGCGGCCGACCGCCGGCGCGCCGAGGTCGTCGGCGACGAGGTGACGTTCGTCGCGAACCTCAACAACAACGTCACAACCGCCTGCAACACGGGCTGTCTGTTCTGCAACTTCAAGGACACCGCCCACCAGTTCGAGGCCGACCACGACGGCGAGCACGCGGGGTTCACGAAGACGCCGGCGGAGTCGCGAGCGGCGGTCCGGGCGGCCGTCGAGCGCGGCGTCTACGAGGTCACGTCCGTCTCCGGACTGCACCCGGCGTTCGCGCTGAACGACGAACACCACGAGATCCTCCGCGGGATCGACGACGCCGCGAGCGCGGCGAACTACAAGCCGCCGGAGACGTACGCGACCGATCCGGGCACCTACGTCGAGCAGCTGGAGGCGATGAGCGTCGACGGCGTCCACCTCCACTCGATGACGCCCGAGGAGGCGTACCACGCCCGCCGCGGCACCGACTGGGACTACGAGCGGGTGTACCGTGAACTCGCCGAGGCGGGGCTCGACTCGGCGCCCGGGACGGCCGCGGAGATCCTCGTCGACGAGGTCAGGGACGTGATCTGCCCCGGGAAGATCGACACCCGGGGGTGGATCGACGCGATGGAGGGCGCGATGGCCGCCGGCCTCGACACCACCGCGACCATCATGTACGGCCACGTCGACAACGAGATGCACCGCGCGATGCACCTGAAGCGGGTGCGCGACCTGCAGGACCGCACCGGCGGCATCACGGAGTTCGTCCCGCTCTCGTTCGTCCACGAGCGCACGCCGCTGTACGAGCACGGGGTCGTCGACGGGGGCGCCACCGACGCCGAGGACGAACTCCTGATCGCGGTCTCCAGACTGTTCCTCGACAACGTCGAGAACATCCAGACCTCGTGGGTGAAGTACGGCGACGGGAAGGCGCTGAAGACGCTCTCGTGTGGCGCGAACGACTTCATGGGCACCATCCTCTCCGAGGAGATCACCAAACGCGCGGGCGGCTCCTACGGCGAGTTCCGCAGCTTCGACGACTACGTCGAGTTGATCACCTCGGTAGGTCGAGTTCCCGTCGAGCGCTCGACCGACTACCGCGAGCGCCGCCGGATCGATCCCGACGACGGCCCCCCCTTCGGCCCGAGGCTCGGCCCGAAGGCCGACGGGACGCCGCTCCTGAGCGAACGCGAGCGCGCGGAGCGGGCGGGAGAGACGGCGACGGCCGACGACTGA